In the genome of Acetobacter oryzifermentans, one region contains:
- a CDS encoding TatD family hydrolase gives MMTEDSTKLAGLIDSHCHLDHFSAEEMPELLEAAKDAGLGGMVTIGTRLARAPEQKALAKLDTPDMRVWCTVGTHPDHVEEEPLPTVADIVAIADVPEVIGIGETGLDYFHGKEDVRPLQHEYFRQHIRAARELNVPVIIHARQADEDVASILEEEHAKGAFPILLHCFASGPELAQRVVNLGGYVSFSGIATFPKCDEIRAVARDIPADRIVVETDSPYLAPVPKRGKRNQPAFVAHTAARIAQERGMELPDFTRMTTENFYRLFRKAV, from the coding sequence ATGATGACAGAGGACAGTACAAAGCTGGCAGGGTTGATAGATTCTCACTGTCATCTTGATCATTTCTCAGCCGAGGAAATGCCAGAACTGCTTGAGGCCGCTAAGGATGCGGGCTTGGGTGGTATGGTCACTATTGGTACTCGCTTGGCGCGTGCGCCAGAACAAAAGGCGCTGGCCAAGCTGGATACGCCAGACATGCGCGTATGGTGCACCGTTGGCACGCATCCGGACCATGTAGAGGAAGAACCTCTTCCTACTGTTGCGGATATTGTGGCCATTGCAGATGTGCCCGAAGTGATAGGCATTGGTGAAACCGGGCTGGATTACTTCCACGGCAAGGAAGATGTGCGCCCGCTCCAGCATGAGTATTTTCGCCAGCATATTCGCGCTGCGCGGGAATTGAATGTGCCGGTTATCATCCATGCCCGTCAGGCAGATGAGGATGTGGCCAGTATCTTAGAGGAAGAACATGCAAAAGGGGCTTTTCCCATTTTGTTGCATTGTTTTGCCTCAGGCCCAGAGCTGGCGCAGCGCGTGGTCAATCTGGGCGGATATGTTAGTTTTTCCGGTATCGCCACATTTCCGAAATGTGATGAGATACGGGCCGTTGCGCGGGATATTCCGGCAGACCGCATTGTGGTGGAAACGGATTCTCCCTATCTCGCGCCCGTGCCAAAGCGGGGTAAGCGCAATCAGCCTGCTTTTGTGGCGCACACGGCAGCCCGGATTGCGCAGGAACGTGGTATGGAACTGCCTGATTTCACCCGCATGACTACAGAAAATTTTTACCGGTTATTCCGCAAAGCCGTGTGA
- a CDS encoding MBL fold metallo-hydrolase produces the protein MKVTVLGCGGSAGVPMVGGADGHGIWGACNPKEPRNTRTRSSILLRLKNGAGVLVDTGPDLRAQLLVNGIKDFQSIIFTHAHADHISGLDEVRAINRVIQKPLHAYGAAETLEDIQRRFDYVFKPWTPPNFFRAVVQAHPVEMGQPITISGTEFTFFNQVHGRVGSTGVRCGGFVYSTDVVEFPEASLDILRGVDTWMVDCFQRQPHSAHAWLERVLEWQQAFNPRRMILTHMGPDMDWQWMQDHLPAGVEPAWDGAVFEVADP, from the coding sequence ATGAAAGTTACAGTTCTGGGGTGTGGTGGGTCTGCCGGTGTGCCTATGGTGGGCGGGGCCGATGGCCATGGAATCTGGGGCGCGTGTAACCCGAAGGAGCCTCGGAATACCCGCACCCGTTCTTCTATTTTACTGCGGTTAAAAAACGGTGCTGGCGTGTTGGTGGATACAGGGCCAGATTTGCGCGCCCAGCTTCTGGTAAATGGCATTAAGGATTTTCAGTCCATTATCTTTACCCATGCCCATGCAGACCATATTTCTGGGCTGGATGAAGTGCGCGCCATTAATCGCGTAATTCAAAAGCCGCTACATGCTTACGGTGCAGCGGAAACGCTAGAAGATATTCAGCGGCGGTTTGATTATGTGTTCAAACCGTGGACACCCCCAAACTTCTTCCGTGCTGTGGTGCAGGCGCACCCGGTAGAAATGGGGCAACCTATTACCATAAGCGGCACGGAGTTTACCTTTTTCAATCAGGTACACGGGCGTGTTGGGTCAACAGGCGTGCGTTGTGGCGGTTTTGTTTACAGCACGGATGTTGTGGAGTTTCCCGAAGCATCTCTAGACATTCTGCGTGGGGTGGATACGTGGATGGTGGATTGCTTCCAACGGCAGCCTCATAGTGCACATGCTTGGTTGGAGCGGGTGTTGGAATGGCAGCAAGCTTTCAATCCACGCCGCATGATACTTACCCATATGGGCCCGGATATGGATTGGCAGTGGATGCAGGATCATCTTCCCGCAGGTGTAGAGCCCGCATGGGATGGCGCTGTGTTTGAAGTGGCTGATCCCTGA
- a CDS encoding universal stress protein has translation MKDVRKILLPLPSTSNAEAALIRGYNFARRFGAHLAVLHIRPDGREMAPLAGEGLSGAMVEDLMRSAEHEGARHAHEVHALFERFVAAHPDIQVVPPRGPFPMDAPTISFNIMRGAESEIVPAQARLSDFTLVPHPDSGDAVSSSETLHAVLFDSGRPVVIAPRTPPKGLIKRVCIAWNGTAEASSALRGALAWALTAEAVRVLHCGDYQRRGPTARDVVDYLAIHGITADCVEFPPVDRDVGKGLEAACKDFDADMLAMGAYSHSRLRQLILGGVTRYTLEHADITVLMSR, from the coding sequence ATGAAAGACGTTCGTAAAATTCTGCTGCCGCTTCCCAGCACCTCTAATGCTGAAGCCGCACTTATCCGAGGCTACAACTTTGCCCGCCGCTTTGGCGCGCATCTGGCTGTACTGCACATTCGCCCAGATGGGCGGGAAATGGCGCCATTGGCTGGTGAAGGCCTTTCCGGCGCTATGGTGGAAGATCTGATGCGCTCTGCCGAGCATGAAGGCGCACGCCATGCGCATGAAGTGCATGCTCTGTTTGAACGCTTTGTGGCCGCGCATCCAGATATTCAGGTTGTGCCCCCACGCGGCCCCTTCCCTATGGATGCGCCAACAATCAGCTTCAACATCATGCGTGGTGCGGAAAGTGAAATTGTGCCTGCACAGGCTCGCTTGTCTGACTTTACACTCGTGCCGCACCCGGATTCCGGTGATGCTGTCTCATCTTCCGAAACCCTGCATGCCGTTCTGTTTGATAGCGGACGCCCAGTGGTAATTGCCCCACGCACACCGCCCAAAGGGCTTATTAAACGCGTTTGCATTGCCTGGAATGGCACGGCAGAAGCCTCATCCGCGCTACGCGGTGCTTTGGCATGGGCGCTTACGGCAGAGGCTGTGCGTGTGCTGCATTGTGGAGATTATCAGCGCCGTGGCCCCACTGCGCGGGACGTAGTGGATTATCTAGCCATCCACGGCATTACGGCTGATTGTGTGGAATTCCCGCCCGTGGATCGCGATGTAGGCAAAGGGCTGGAAGCCGCGTGTAAGGACTTTGATGCAGACATGCTGGCAATGGGCGCTTACTCCCACTCCCGTCTGCGCCAGCTTATTCTGGGCGGTGTAACCCGTTATACGCTGGAACATGCAGACATTACGGTACTGATGAGCCGCTAA
- the pdxH gene encoding pyridoxamine 5'-phosphate oxidase, producing MTETSPSPAALPLDSQPLIDLTANPFTLFETWMKEAEKTEVNDPNAMVLATATRDGRPSARIVLLKGADHRGFVFYTNMHSRKGRELEENPHVALLFHWKSQRRQIRIEGAVTPVTPEEADAYFASRSRVSRLGAVASDQSRPLANRAIFEERLKQVEETYPQDPIPRPANWSGYRVNPEYFEFWQERRFRLHDRAVWARNGNDWDVTRLYP from the coding sequence ATGACGGAAACCTCACCTTCTCCCGCGGCCCTCCCATTAGACAGTCAGCCTTTGATTGATCTGACAGCCAACCCGTTTACGCTGTTTGAGACATGGATGAAGGAGGCGGAAAAGACAGAGGTGAACGACCCCAACGCCATGGTGCTGGCCACCGCCACGCGAGATGGCAGACCATCGGCCCGCATTGTGCTGTTAAAAGGGGCAGACCATCGGGGGTTTGTTTTTTATACCAACATGCACAGCCGCAAAGGGCGTGAGCTGGAAGAAAACCCGCACGTCGCCCTGCTGTTCCATTGGAAAAGCCAGCGCCGCCAGATTCGGATTGAAGGGGCTGTTACCCCTGTAACACCGGAAGAAGCCGATGCATATTTTGCGAGTCGGAGCCGTGTTTCCCGCCTTGGCGCCGTGGCCTCGGATCAATCCCGCCCGCTGGCAAACCGTGCCATCTTTGAAGAACGCCTCAAGCAGGTGGAAGAAACATACCCGCAAGACCCAATCCCTCGTCCGGCCAACTGGTCTGGCTATCGAGTAAACCCAGAATATTTTGAGTTCTGGCAGGAACGGCGCTTCCGCTTGCATGATCGCGCTGTATGGGCACGCAATGGAAACGATTGGGATGTCACGCGTTTATATCCGTAA
- the fabI gene encoding enoyl-ACP reductase FabI, producing MSSPNATLPAQGTLMKGKKGLVMGVANDRSIAWGIASAVAAQGGELAFTYQGEALGKRVQPLAESVGSSLVLPCDVTDDAAIDATFATIEKEWGELDFVVHAIGWADKQFLRGRYVDTPREAFLKALDISCYSFTAVAQRASKLMKNGGSLLTLSYLGAERVMPHYNVMGVAKAALEASVRYMATDLGRDGIRVNAISAGPIKTLAANGIGDFRYILKWNQYNSPLERNVALEEVGGAGLYMVSDLSTGVTGEVHHVDCGYHVVGMKNPTAPDISVAGD from the coding sequence ATGTCTTCTCCCAACGCCACATTGCCTGCTCAGGGAACGCTTATGAAGGGCAAGAAGGGTCTGGTAATGGGTGTCGCTAATGATCGTTCCATTGCATGGGGCATTGCCTCCGCCGTTGCGGCACAGGGTGGGGAGCTTGCATTTACGTATCAGGGCGAAGCTCTGGGCAAGCGCGTGCAGCCTCTGGCAGAAAGCGTAGGCTCCAGCCTGGTTCTGCCCTGCGATGTGACAGATGACGCCGCCATTGATGCTACTTTTGCCACCATTGAAAAAGAATGGGGTGAACTGGACTTTGTGGTGCACGCCATTGGCTGGGCAGACAAGCAGTTCCTGCGTGGGCGGTATGTTGATACCCCGCGTGAAGCGTTTTTGAAGGCGCTGGATATTTCCTGCTATTCCTTTACGGCGGTTGCGCAGCGCGCCTCCAAGCTGATGAAAAATGGCGGTTCTTTGCTTACCCTGAGTTATCTGGGGGCAGAACGTGTCATGCCGCATTATAATGTTATGGGTGTTGCAAAAGCTGCGCTGGAAGCCTCGGTGCGTTATATGGCAACAGATCTGGGGCGTGATGGTATCCGTGTGAACGCCATTTCTGCTGGCCCGATCAAAACCCTTGCTGCCAATGGCATTGGGGATTTCCGCTACATTCTGAAGTGGAACCAGTACAACTCTCCGCTGGAACGCAATGTGGCGTTGGAAGAAGTGGGTGGCGCTGGCCTGTATATGGTGTCTGATCTTTCAACCGGCGTAACGGGTGAAGTGCACCATGTGGATTGTGGTTACCATGTTGTGGGCATGAAAAACCCAACTGCCCCTGATATTTCTGTAGCTGGGGACTGA
- the aroC gene encoding chorismate synthase: protein MSYNTFGQLFRVTTWGESHGPAIGCVVDGCPPRLALTEADIQPFLDKRKPGQSAFTTQRKEPDQVRILSGVFEGQTTGTPISLMIENTDQRSRDYGDIARTYRPGHADLTYDLKYGIRDYRGGGRSSARETACRVAAGAVARKILGKGVRIRAALVQLGPHDIDRTRWDWEEVNRNPFFCPDAGVVAEWEEYLAGIRKAGSSIGAVIEVVAEGVPAGLGAPVYGKLDSDLAAALMSINAVKGVEIGDGFASASLTGQENADPLYIRDGKLTFGANHAGGILGGISSGQPIVARFAVKPTSSMLTPVPSITTDGKETEVITKGRHDPCVGIRAVPVGEAMMACVLADHLMRHRAQMG, encoded by the coding sequence GTGTCTTACAATACCTTCGGACAGCTTTTTCGTGTGACCACATGGGGTGAAAGCCACGGCCCAGCCATTGGCTGTGTTGTAGATGGGTGCCCGCCACGTCTGGCGTTAACAGAAGCGGATATTCAGCCGTTTTTGGATAAGCGCAAGCCGGGGCAATCCGCCTTTACCACACAGCGTAAAGAGCCGGATCAGGTGCGTATTCTGTCTGGCGTGTTCGAAGGGCAGACAACAGGCACGCCTATCTCTTTGATGATCGAAAATACAGATCAGCGCTCGCGCGATTATGGTGATATTGCCCGCACATATCGCCCCGGCCATGCTGATCTGACGTATGATCTTAAATACGGCATTCGTGATTATCGTGGGGGCGGGCGTTCCTCTGCGCGTGAAACGGCTTGCCGTGTGGCGGCTGGTGCGGTGGCGCGTAAGATTCTGGGCAAAGGCGTGCGTATTCGCGCGGCTTTGGTGCAGCTTGGCCCACATGATATCGACCGCACGCGGTGGGATTGGGAAGAGGTAAACCGTAACCCTTTTTTCTGCCCCGATGCCGGTGTGGTGGCGGAATGGGAAGAATATCTTGCGGGCATTCGTAAGGCGGGTTCTTCTATTGGTGCCGTAATTGAAGTTGTAGCCGAAGGCGTGCCTGCCGGTTTGGGGGCCCCTGTTTATGGCAAGCTGGATTCAGATCTGGCTGCTGCTCTTATGAGCATCAACGCCGTAAAAGGTGTAGAAATTGGCGATGGATTTGCTTCGGCATCCCTCACCGGGCAGGAAAATGCAGACCCATTATATATCCGAGATGGCAAGCTGACTTTTGGTGCTAACCATGCAGGCGGCATTTTGGGTGGCATTTCCAGCGGTCAGCCTATTGTGGCGCGTTTTGCTGTTAAGCCCACCAGTTCCATGCTCACGCCTGTTCCTTCCATCACCACCGATGGCAAGGAAACGGAAGTAATCACCAAAGGGCGGCATGATCCATGCGTGGGTATTCGTGCCGTGCCTGTGGGTGAGGCCATGATGGCCTGCGTGTTGGCAGACCATCTGATGCGCCATCGGGCACAGATGGGCTAA
- a CDS encoding OsmC family protein: MSIIKYGTAHWEGAIKEGKGTISTESGALKDQPYGFNTRFEGKPGSNPEELLGAAHAACFSMALSLILGEAGLTASAIDTRADVSLNKKDGGFEIDTVNLTLKARIPGATADQFEKLATKAKEGCPVSKLFKGASITLEATLLD, encoded by the coding sequence ATGAGCATAATCAAATACGGCACAGCCCATTGGGAAGGCGCTATTAAGGAAGGCAAAGGCACAATTTCTACCGAAAGTGGCGCCTTAAAAGATCAACCTTACGGCTTTAATACCCGGTTTGAAGGCAAACCCGGCTCCAACCCAGAAGAGCTTTTGGGCGCTGCCCATGCGGCCTGCTTTTCCATGGCTCTTTCGCTTATTTTGGGTGAAGCAGGGCTTACCGCCTCTGCCATTGATACACGGGCAGATGTCAGCTTGAACAAAAAGGATGGCGGGTTTGAAATAGATACAGTTAACCTCACCCTTAAGGCGCGTATTCCGGGTGCCACGGCTGATCAGTTTGAAAAACTGGCCACAAAAGCTAAGGAAGGTTGCCCGGTTTCCAAACTGTTCAAAGGGGCCTCCATTACCTTGGAAGCCACTTTGCTGGACTAA
- a CDS encoding malate:quinone oxidoreductase encodes MSSTTTDTASSVDVVLIGGGVMSATLGTLLRQLQPDWSISIFERMDSVAEESSNAWNNAGTGHSALCELNYTPQQADGSVDISKAINVNEQFQVSRQFWTYLVEQNILASARDFLTPVPHMSFVWGDKNVSFLQARYKALSAHPLFSGMEFTQDQAQIAQWAPLIMRNRPAGQNLAVTRSLRGTDVNFGALTRLLFTYLVSTPACTLHTKHDVHDIRRDSDGRWVIKVQDTRLNTEREVKARFVFIGGGGGALPLLQKTGIPESRGVGGFPVSGQFLRCTNPDIIAQHHAKIYGKASVGAPPMSVPHLDTRMIDGTPALLFGPYAGFSTRFLKNGSLMDLPRSIRAGNISAMLAVARDNWPLTKYLIEQVMQSHNDRIKALRDFIPDAQAKDWELVVAGQRVQIIKKDAKKGGVLQFGTEVISSADGSVAALLGASPGASTAAPIMLTVLKKCFASKLPEWEDKLKQIIPSYGQKLADNPALCAQLFDKTTSVLGLKEA; translated from the coding sequence ATGAGTTCCACCACGACCGATACCGCTTCTTCTGTTGATGTCGTCCTGATCGGTGGGGGCGTCATGAGCGCCACGCTAGGAACCCTGCTGCGGCAGCTTCAGCCGGACTGGAGCATCAGTATTTTTGAACGCATGGATAGCGTGGCGGAAGAAAGCTCCAACGCATGGAATAATGCTGGCACAGGCCATTCCGCCTTGTGTGAGCTAAACTACACACCACAGCAGGCCGATGGCAGCGTTGATATTAGCAAAGCCATTAACGTAAACGAGCAGTTTCAGGTTTCTCGCCAGTTTTGGACATATCTGGTTGAGCAGAACATTCTGGCTTCTGCGCGAGATTTCCTAACCCCCGTGCCACATATGAGCTTTGTATGGGGGGATAAAAACGTGTCCTTCCTGCAAGCGCGTTACAAGGCGCTGAGTGCGCATCCGCTGTTTTCCGGCATGGAGTTTACGCAGGATCAGGCGCAGATTGCGCAGTGGGCGCCACTCATTATGCGTAATCGCCCCGCAGGGCAGAATTTGGCCGTTACCCGCAGCCTGCGTGGCACGGATGTAAACTTTGGTGCATTAACGCGCTTACTGTTTACCTATCTGGTGAGCACCCCGGCTTGCACACTGCATACAAAGCATGATGTACATGATATTCGCCGGGATTCAGATGGCCGCTGGGTTATCAAGGTGCAAGACACGCGCCTGAATACCGAGCGTGAGGTTAAGGCGCGGTTTGTCTTTATTGGCGGGGGTGGCGGAGCCCTGCCGCTGTTGCAGAAAACGGGTATTCCAGAATCTCGCGGTGTTGGCGGTTTTCCGGTAAGTGGCCAGTTCCTGCGCTGTACCAACCCGGATATTATTGCCCAGCACCATGCCAAAATTTACGGCAAGGCTTCTGTTGGCGCGCCGCCCATGTCTGTTCCGCATTTGGATACACGCATGATAGATGGCACACCAGCACTGCTGTTTGGCCCATATGCGGGCTTTTCCACCCGGTTCCTGAAAAATGGTTCTCTGATGGATCTGCCGCGTTCCATCCGGGCGGGCAATATCAGCGCCATGCTGGCGGTCGCTCGTGATAACTGGCCGCTCACCAAGTATCTGATCGAACAGGTTATGCAGTCTCACAATGATCGGATAAAGGCGCTGCGTGACTTTATTCCCGATGCCCAAGCCAAGGATTGGGAACTGGTTGTGGCGGGCCAGCGTGTGCAGATTATCAAGAAAGACGCCAAAAAAGGTGGTGTTCTGCAATTTGGTACGGAAGTTATTTCCAGCGCAGATGGATCTGTGGCCGCACTTCTGGGGGCTTCTCCGGGGGCTTCTACCGCAGCCCCAATCATGCTGACAGTGTTGAAGAAGTGCTTTGCCAGTAAGCTGCCAGAGTGGGAAGATAAGCTGAAGCAGATTATCCCATCTTACGGCCAGAAACTGGCGGATAATCCGGCACTGTGTGCACAGCTATTTGATAAAACCACCAGCGTTCTGGGGCTGAAGGAAGCCTGA
- a CDS encoding 6-pyruvoyl trahydropterin synthase family protein gives MPDLVFTRRFSMGHRLIHGASESCALPHGHNEFVTVRLKPTSFAPLDGKSNMPVSFQKAKSTWHRFVDEKLDHALQLAEDDPLLAWFQTNEPARAARIVMTPGDPTTELMVCLLMAKINAFLAAEGGVLWCSELSIQETPTNTVSFSGNPAEFIPTPRPPENCWWNRADMSISDTDSPVTFI, from the coding sequence ATGCCTGATCTTGTTTTTACCCGCCGTTTTTCTATGGGGCATCGGCTCATTCATGGCGCGAGCGAAAGCTGCGCCCTGCCCCACGGCCATAATGAGTTTGTGACTGTACGCTTAAAACCCACATCTTTTGCGCCTCTGGATGGCAAAAGCAATATGCCGGTATCCTTCCAGAAAGCCAAAAGCACGTGGCATCGCTTTGTGGATGAAAAGCTGGATCATGCCTTGCAGCTTGCAGAAGATGATCCACTGCTGGCGTGGTTTCAAACCAACGAGCCCGCCCGTGCGGCCCGCATTGTCATGACACCGGGAGACCCCACCACAGAATTAATGGTTTGCCTACTTATGGCCAAGATAAACGCCTTTCTGGCAGCAGAAGGCGGCGTTTTGTGGTGTTCTGAACTGAGTATTCAGGAAACACCCACAAATACGGTCTCTTTTTCTGGCAATCCGGCGGAGTTTATCCCTACCCCACGCCCGCCAGAAAATTGTTGGTGGAACCGGGCGGATATGAGCATATCCGACACCGATAGCCCTGTTACCTTTATCTGA
- the queC gene encoding 7-cyano-7-deazaguanine synthase QueC, protein MPLPARDKQESALVLFSGGQDSATCLAWALERYGRVETLGFDYGQRHAVELECRASIRQGLANQNPTWASRLGDDHTLPLHALGEVSETSLTRDAEISMAENGLPNTFVPGRNLIFLTFAAALAARRGIKHIVTGVCETDYSGYPDCRDDTIKALQVALNLGMESRYVLHTPLMWLDKAETWELAEELGGHPLVELINKESHTCYLGERGTLHAWGHGCGTCPACQLRKSGWDDYVAHKKGTQTHA, encoded by the coding sequence ATGCCTCTTCCCGCCCGTGATAAACAGGAATCAGCCCTCGTTCTTTTCTCTGGTGGCCAAGATTCCGCAACCTGTCTGGCATGGGCGCTGGAACGCTATGGGCGCGTAGAAACGCTGGGTTTTGATTACGGCCAACGCCATGCGGTTGAACTGGAATGCCGTGCCAGTATTCGCCAAGGGCTTGCCAATCAGAATCCCACATGGGCAAGCCGCTTGGGGGATGACCACACCCTGCCCTTGCACGCACTGGGCGAGGTTTCCGAAACGTCCTTAACGCGAGATGCTGAAATCAGCATGGCGGAAAATGGCCTGCCCAATACGTTTGTACCAGGCCGGAACCTTATTTTTCTAACTTTTGCGGCTGCTTTAGCTGCACGGCGCGGCATTAAGCACATTGTTACAGGTGTGTGCGAAACAGATTACTCGGGATACCCGGATTGCCGGGATGATACCATCAAGGCTCTACAGGTTGCGCTCAACCTTGGTATGGAATCCCGCTATGTTCTGCACACACCTTTGATGTGGCTAGATAAGGCCGAAACATGGGAACTGGCAGAAGAACTTGGCGGACATCCGCTTGTTGAGCTTATTAATAAAGAAAGCCACACCTGTTATTTAGGAGAACGCGGCACATTGCATGCATGGGGGCATGGATGCGGCACCTGCCCTGCTTGTCAGTTGCGTAAATCTGGGTGGGATGACTACGTAGCCCATAAAAAAGGCACACAGACTCATGCCTGA
- the queE gene encoding 7-carboxy-7-deazaguanine synthase, whose translation MTYSVKEIFLTLQGEGGQAGRAAVFCRFTGCNLWSGREKDRATATCQFCDTDFIGTDGINGGKFENAADLAATIASFWPQPTQDVKATGQKLVVFTGGEPLLQLDTALINAMHAQGFTIAVESNGTIAAPKGIDWLCISPKAGAELVQKAGTELKLVFPQPGIDPASVENLDFQHFWLQPMDGPQQAANTQAAIEYCLEHPLWGLSLQTHKLIGIP comes from the coding sequence ATGACGTATTCGGTTAAAGAAATTTTCCTTACCCTTCAGGGTGAAGGCGGACAAGCGGGCCGCGCGGCGGTTTTCTGCCGCTTTACGGGCTGCAACCTATGGTCTGGGCGAGAGAAAGATCGGGCTACAGCCACCTGTCAGTTTTGCGATACCGATTTTATCGGCACGGATGGCATAAACGGCGGCAAGTTTGAAAACGCAGCAGATCTGGCGGCAACCATTGCCAGTTTTTGGCCACAGCCCACGCAGGATGTAAAAGCAACTGGCCAAAAACTAGTTGTTTTTACGGGGGGTGAACCCCTGCTCCAGCTTGATACCGCCCTGATAAATGCTATGCACGCCCAGGGCTTTACCATTGCGGTGGAAAGCAATGGCACAATAGCCGCCCCTAAAGGCATAGACTGGTTGTGCATTAGCCCAAAAGCTGGGGCTGAACTGGTGCAAAAAGCAGGAACCGAGCTAAAACTCGTATTCCCTCAGCCGGGCATTGACCCAGCCTCTGTGGAAAATCTTGATTTCCAACATTTCTGGCTTCAGCCTATGGATGGCCCGCAGCAGGCAGCCAACACGCAGGCTGCTATTGAATACTGTCTGGAACACCCTTTATGGGGGCTTTCGCTCCAGACCCACAAGCTTATCGGAATACCTTAA
- the bioB gene encoding biotin synthase BioB produces MPDGSSPLAHSSVSSSSEVRHDWTVAEVQALLDLPFPELMFRAQTLHRATFDPTEIQISTLLSIKTGGCPEDCAYCPQSAKHEQGVKADKLMAVEAVLTEAKKAKAAGASRFCMGAAWRSPKERDLDTVCAMIEGVKQLGMETCVTLGMLDNTQAHKLHDAGLDYYNHNLDTSPEYYGEIISTRTYQERLDTLSNVRDAGINVCCGGIVGLGENETDRAGLITALATLPAHPESVPINLLVKVEGTPLAKADEVEPLDFVRMIAAARITMPKSRVRLAAGRENMSDETQALCFLAGANSIFYGERLLTTPNPQATRDRALLDKLGMHTTGIGLPSA; encoded by the coding sequence ATGCCTGATGGTTCTTCCCCGCTTGCTCACTCTTCTGTCTCATCCTCTTCGGAAGTCCGCCATGATTGGACGGTCGCAGAAGTTCAGGCCTTGCTTGACCTGCCATTTCCTGAACTGATGTTCAGGGCGCAAACGCTGCATCGTGCTACGTTTGACCCCACGGAAATCCAGATTTCCACGCTGCTTTCCATTAAAACCGGCGGCTGCCCGGAAGATTGCGCCTACTGCCCCCAAAGCGCCAAGCATGAACAAGGCGTAAAGGCAGATAAGTTGATGGCCGTGGAAGCCGTATTAACCGAGGCAAAAAAAGCCAAGGCCGCTGGTGCCAGCCGTTTTTGCATGGGGGCTGCGTGGCGCTCTCCCAAGGAGCGCGATCTGGATACCGTGTGCGCCATGATTGAAGGCGTAAAGCAGCTTGGCATGGAAACCTGCGTAACACTAGGTATGCTGGATAACACACAAGCCCACAAACTGCATGATGCCGGGCTGGATTACTACAACCATAATCTGGATACTTCGCCGGAATATTATGGAGAAATCATCAGCACCCGCACCTATCAGGAACGGCTGGATACACTTTCTAACGTGCGAGACGCAGGCATTAATGTGTGCTGTGGCGGCATTGTGGGCTTGGGTGAAAATGAAACAGACCGTGCGGGCCTGATTACAGCACTTGCCACCCTGCCCGCACACCCTGAAAGCGTGCCGATCAATCTGTTGGTCAAAGTGGAAGGCACGCCGCTGGCCAAAGCGGATGAAGTGGAACCGCTTGATTTTGTGCGCATGATTGCCGCCGCCCGCATTACCATGCCCAAAAGCCGTGTACGCTTGGCCGCTGGCCGCGAAAACATGAGTGATGAAACACAAGCTCTCTGCTTTTTGGCCGGTGCCAACTCTATTTTCTATGGTGAACGTTTGTTGACCACCCCTAACCCACAAGCCACGCGTGACAGAGCTTTGCTGGATAAGCTTGGCATGCACACAACAGGCATTGGCCTGCCTTCTGCATAA
- a CDS encoding putative hemolysin, whose product MSAKKGVSGAILAVAITGILGGCHDQHEENANRAVRPLRMPNPAAVYCIKKGGTLSTESTDKGQISYCHLPDGSVMEEWELFRRDNPMPKK is encoded by the coding sequence ATGTCTGCAAAAAAAGGCGTTTCCGGCGCGATCCTTGCTGTAGCAATCACCGGTATTCTGGGGGGCTGCCATGATCAACATGAAGAAAATGCCAACCGTGCTGTGCGGCCGTTGCGGATGCCTAATCCGGCCGCAGTCTATTGTATTAAAAAAGGTGGCACGCTGAGCACCGAAAGCACAGACAAGGGGCAGATCAGCTACTGCCATCTGCCAGACGGCAGCGTGATGGAAGAATGGGAACTGTTCCGTAGGGATAATCCGATGCCCAAAAAGTAA